One Candidatus Planktophila limnetica DNA segment encodes these proteins:
- the tilS gene encoding tRNA lysidine(34) synthetase TilS encodes MSANTVAIRSAVRSALKDCTAGDLILVAVSGGADSLALAYALSLEAPKMAVRIEGVSVDHQLQSQSSVQAEKVVAALLKMGIEKTHVVKVDVEITDGLEASARRARYAALDACAEKTGAVFVFLGHTRDDQSESVLLGLTRGSGARSLSAMAARNGKYIRPLLSITREETLGACAEAQLDPWDDPHNADKTFTRVRVRHDVIPHLEKNLGPGISAALARTASLLRDDADALDQLAEAEFVSHQPLSLDISRLEKLPKAIRTRVLRMAIYAAGAPSGSISADHIAPIEALITDWSGQGPSDLPGGVRVSRISGRLSLSQ; translated from the coding sequence ATGTCTGCCAACACCGTTGCGATTCGTTCTGCGGTTCGTAGCGCTCTCAAGGATTGCACAGCAGGTGATTTAATTTTGGTCGCAGTATCTGGCGGCGCCGATTCACTAGCCCTTGCCTATGCGCTGAGTTTAGAAGCACCGAAAATGGCTGTGCGCATTGAAGGCGTTAGCGTTGATCACCAATTGCAATCGCAATCTTCTGTGCAGGCAGAAAAAGTTGTTGCAGCACTATTAAAAATGGGAATTGAAAAAACACATGTTGTTAAAGTCGATGTTGAAATTACAGATGGGCTAGAAGCATCTGCGCGCCGCGCACGTTATGCAGCACTCGATGCTTGCGCTGAAAAAACTGGAGCTGTATTTGTTTTTCTCGGACATACTCGAGATGATCAATCCGAAAGTGTTTTACTCGGTCTCACTCGTGGATCCGGTGCACGTTCTTTATCTGCGATGGCAGCACGTAATGGAAAATATATTCGTCCGCTACTTTCAATCACTCGTGAAGAAACTTTAGGCGCCTGCGCTGAAGCACAACTCGATCCTTGGGATGATCCACACAATGCTGACAAAACTTTTACACGTGTTCGAGTGCGCCACGATGTAATTCCTCATTTAGAAAAAAACTTAGGTCCTGGAATTTCAGCTGCCCTTGCACGCACAGCATCACTACTGCGCGATGATGCAGATGCACTTGATCAATTAGCAGAAGCAGAATTTGTGTCACACCAACCACTTTCACTAGATATTTCTCGGCTTGAAAAATTGCCCAAGGCGATTCGCACTCGAGTTCTTCGAATGGCCATTTATGCCGCAGGTGCTCCATCAGGGTCCATCAGCGCCGATCACATCGCCCCAATTGAGGCGTTAATCACCGACTGGAGCGGGCAAGGCCCGTCTGATCTACCCGGCGGTGTGAGAGTTAGCCGAATTTCGGGCAGACTTTCGCTCTCGCAGTAA
- a CDS encoding L-aspartate oxidase, translated as MKLLAPNPGWTSRADVIVVGSGIAGLTTALQIRTFGLSVLLVTKARVDEGSTKWAQGGIAAALGPGDSPDQHEKDTLDAGAGLCDVAAVKVLVSEGPDAVRRLIESGASFDLEESGEIALTREGGHHRNRILHAGGDATGAEVSRALLAAVHNDPQIEVLEHALVLDALKNSDGAVCGVTLHVIGAGSRDGVGRAIGRAVVLATGGLGQVFSQTTNPSVSTGDGVALALRAGAKVSDVEFIQFHPTVLWLGDNSEGQQPLISEAVRGEGAYLLNDAGERFMKSQHEMAELAPRDVVAIAIMREMNRTGAHHVWLDVRHLSGFKERFPTIYASCIAHGIDPTSALIPVAPASHYASGGVRVDLDGRTSVKGLFACGETACSGVHGANRLASNSLLEGLVFSARIAADISKNLPEFSEPVENNSAEFLLDPSVRKTLQASMSRGAGVLRSADSLIATSNDLSRIEGRTSTAACVEAWETTNLFQLANTILRAALIRQETRGSHWREDFPHQSNDWHKRIVQQMDQSGQWRTEYQEVNHS; from the coding sequence ATGAAGTTACTTGCTCCTAATCCAGGGTGGACTTCGCGCGCCGATGTCATTGTTGTTGGATCCGGAATTGCAGGTTTAACAACTGCGCTGCAGATTCGAACATTTGGTTTATCTGTATTGCTCGTGACAAAAGCGCGCGTTGATGAGGGTTCAACTAAGTGGGCACAAGGTGGCATTGCAGCTGCCCTTGGTCCGGGTGATTCACCTGATCAACATGAAAAAGACACACTCGATGCTGGCGCAGGATTATGCGATGTTGCTGCAGTAAAAGTATTGGTCAGTGAAGGACCAGATGCGGTGCGTAGATTAATCGAAAGCGGTGCATCATTTGATTTAGAAGAAAGTGGCGAAATCGCGCTGACTCGCGAAGGTGGTCATCACCGCAATCGCATTCTGCACGCAGGTGGGGATGCGACGGGTGCAGAAGTATCACGTGCGCTATTGGCTGCAGTTCATAACGATCCGCAGATCGAAGTTCTCGAACACGCATTGGTATTAGATGCGCTCAAAAATTCTGATGGCGCAGTCTGTGGCGTGACACTGCACGTTATTGGCGCCGGTTCTAGAGATGGTGTGGGTCGCGCAATCGGTCGAGCAGTAGTACTTGCAACTGGTGGACTTGGACAAGTTTTTTCACAAACAACTAATCCATCTGTATCAACTGGTGATGGCGTTGCACTTGCACTTCGCGCTGGTGCGAAGGTTTCAGATGTTGAATTTATTCAATTTCACCCAACTGTTTTGTGGTTGGGAGATAACTCCGAAGGTCAACAACCATTGATTAGTGAAGCTGTGCGCGGTGAAGGTGCATATTTGTTAAATGATGCGGGCGAAAGATTCATGAAGAGCCAGCATGAAATGGCAGAGCTTGCACCTCGCGATGTAGTTGCAATTGCAATCATGCGCGAGATGAATCGCACAGGCGCGCACCATGTCTGGCTTGATGTTCGCCACCTAAGTGGATTTAAAGAGAGATTCCCAACCATTTACGCATCCTGTATTGCACACGGTATTGATCCAACGAGTGCGTTAATACCTGTCGCGCCCGCTTCTCACTATGCATCAGGCGGCGTGCGAGTAGATCTTGATGGCCGCACAAGTGTTAAAGGCTTATTTGCATGTGGTGAAACTGCTTGCTCTGGTGTGCACGGAGCAAATCGTCTTGCATCAAATTCACTATTAGAAGGTCTTGTATTTAGTGCTCGTATTGCCGCAGATATCAGCAAGAACTTGCCAGAGTTTTCAGAACCCGTTGAGAATAACTCTGCAGAATTTTTACTTGATCCAAGTGTTCGCAAAACACTGCAAGCCAGCATGAGCCGTGGCGCAGGTGTGTTGCGCTCTGCCGATTCACTAATTGCAACGTCTAATGATTTATCTCGCATCGAAGGTCGCACCAGTACAGCTGCATGTGTTGAAGCATGGGAAACAACAAATCTATTTCAACTAGCAAACACAATTTTGCGAGCAGCCTTAATTCGTCAAGAAACCCGTGGCTCCCACTGGCGTGAAGACTTTCCGCACCAGAGCAATGATTGGCACAAAAGAATTGTTCAACAGATGGATCAGAGTGGACAATGGCGCACTGAGTATCAGGAGGTGAACCACTCATGA
- the ftsH gene encoding ATP-dependent zinc metalloprotease FtsH, protein MVQAKKPNSINPIKLPKKKVAKPGPKKQLTRSQRILRGPLFWIIAAIVAVTVFGQISNAGNQYTQIKTSEALDAISRSDVESAILVDKEQKLRLELKAGKTINGSSKVVASYVVRQEPTVIDALTGNPPAKGWTVDVPKQSLFVSFLFSFAPILLIGLLFFFMMSQAQGGGGKVFSFGRSRAKLQDPDVPQTTFADVAGADEAIAELREIKDFLANPPKYAAIGAKIPKGVLLYGPPGTGKTLLARAVAGEAGVPFYSISGSDFVEMFVGVGAARVRDLFAQAKIHAPAIVFVDEIDAVGRQRGTGMGGGHDEREQTLNQLLVEMDGFEANGSVILIAATNRPDVLDPALLRPGRFDRQIAVDRPDLKGREEILKVHAKGKPLAKDVQLVSYARRTPGFTGADLANVLNEAALLTAREEKKVISHAELDEAIDRVMAGPQRKSRIMSDDERRVTAYHEAGHALVAYALPHTDPVHKITIMPRGRALGYTMVLPDDDKYSTTRNQLLDQLAYSLGGRAAEELIFHDPSTGASNDIEKATALARAMVTQYGMTEAIGAIKLGSDTSQPFMGRDFGHQRDYSENVAAIVDAEIRKLIENAHHEAYELLVENRVTLDAMVLALLEKETLDKDEIAKIFKKIKKRNNRPAWTGSAMRIPSQLPPIDVPARIESTPDDVKKRTTRGKKSDE, encoded by the coding sequence ATGGTGCAAGCAAAGAAACCAAACTCAATTAACCCAATTAAGTTGCCGAAGAAGAAGGTTGCAAAACCTGGACCTAAGAAGCAATTGACTCGCTCACAGCGAATTCTTCGCGGACCACTCTTTTGGATTATTGCTGCAATTGTGGCTGTCACAGTATTTGGACAGATCTCAAATGCCGGAAATCAATACACACAGATCAAAACTTCTGAAGCACTCGATGCAATTTCACGATCTGATGTTGAATCTGCAATTCTTGTTGATAAAGAACAAAAACTTAGACTTGAGTTAAAAGCTGGCAAAACAATTAATGGCTCCAGCAAAGTAGTTGCTTCCTACGTTGTTCGCCAAGAACCAACAGTTATTGACGCACTTACTGGCAATCCACCTGCAAAGGGCTGGACTGTTGATGTTCCGAAGCAATCACTCTTTGTTTCATTCCTATTCTCATTTGCACCAATTTTGCTCATTGGCTTGCTCTTCTTCTTCATGATGAGCCAAGCACAAGGTGGCGGTGGAAAAGTATTCTCCTTTGGTCGCTCACGTGCGAAGTTACAAGATCCAGATGTTCCACAAACTACATTTGCAGATGTTGCAGGTGCAGATGAAGCAATCGCAGAACTTCGCGAGATAAAAGACTTCTTAGCTAATCCACCTAAGTACGCAGCCATTGGTGCAAAGATTCCAAAGGGCGTTTTGTTATACGGCCCTCCAGGAACAGGAAAGACTCTCCTTGCACGCGCTGTTGCTGGAGAAGCAGGCGTTCCTTTCTATTCAATCTCAGGTTCTGACTTTGTTGAAATGTTTGTCGGAGTTGGCGCTGCACGTGTTCGTGATTTATTTGCACAAGCAAAAATTCATGCACCAGCGATTGTTTTCGTAGATGAAATTGATGCTGTTGGTCGCCAACGTGGCACCGGTATGGGCGGCGGACATGATGAACGCGAACAGACTCTTAATCAATTACTAGTTGAGATGGATGGCTTTGAAGCCAATGGCTCAGTCATTTTAATTGCAGCAACTAACCGACCAGATGTTTTAGATCCTGCATTATTGCGTCCAGGACGTTTTGATCGACAGATTGCTGTGGACCGCCCAGATCTCAAGGGACGCGAAGAAATTCTTAAGGTGCATGCAAAAGGAAAGCCACTTGCTAAAGATGTTCAACTAGTTTCCTACGCACGGCGCACACCAGGATTTACTGGCGCAGACCTTGCAAATGTTCTTAACGAAGCTGCTCTATTGACTGCTCGCGAAGAGAAGAAAGTTATTTCACATGCAGAGTTAGATGAAGCAATTGATCGCGTTATGGCTGGCCCACAACGCAAATCTCGCATCATGTCTGATGATGAACGTCGTGTTACTGCCTATCACGAAGCAGGACATGCACTTGTTGCATATGCACTGCCTCATACAGATCCTGTTCACAAAATTACGATCATGCCTCGTGGTCGCGCCCTTGGTTACACAATGGTCTTGCCAGATGATGACAAGTACTCAACAACTCGAAATCAATTACTTGATCAGTTGGCGTATTCACTCGGTGGTCGCGCAGCGGAGGAATTAATCTTCCACGATCCATCAACTGGTGCTTCTAATGACATTGAAAAGGCGACAGCCCTTGCTCGCGCAATGGTTACGCAATATGGAATGACTGAGGCAATTGGTGCAATCAAGCTTGGCTCAGATACATCCCAACCATTTATGGGTCGCGACTTTGGCCACCAACGTGATTATTCAGAAAACGTTGCAGCAATTGTTGATGCTGAGATTCGCAAACTTATTGAAAATGCCCACCATGAAGCATATGAATTACTCGTTGAAAATCGCGTGACTCTAGATGCAATGGTCTTGGCACTTCTTGAAAAAGAGACGCTTGATAAAGATGAGATTGCAAAGATCTTTAAAAAGATTAAAAAGCGCAACAACCGTCCTGCATGGACAGGTTCTGCAATGCGTATTCCTTCTCAACTTCCTCCAATAGATGTGCCAGCTCGAATTGAGAGCACACCGGATGATGTTAAGAAGCGCACAACTCGCGGCAAGAAAAGCGACGAATGA
- the folB gene encoding dihydroneopterin aldolase, protein MNDLITITGIKAFGYHGVFEHEAANGQDFFVDVELRVNLDKASESDELKDTVDYGAITDAVVSEITGERVQLIERLAGRIADRVLSQDARIKSVAITVHKPNAPVSAPVQDISVRIDRTR, encoded by the coding sequence GTGAATGATTTGATCACGATCACTGGCATTAAAGCTTTTGGCTATCACGGAGTCTTCGAACATGAAGCAGCAAATGGGCAAGATTTCTTTGTTGATGTCGAATTACGGGTTAATTTAGATAAGGCCAGCGAAAGCGATGAACTAAAAGACACGGTTGATTACGGCGCAATAACCGATGCTGTTGTCTCAGAAATTACGGGAGAGCGTGTTCAATTAATTGAACGTCTTGCAGGCCGTATTGCTGACAGAGTTTTATCCCAAGATGCGCGAATCAAAAGCGTTGCAATCACAGTTCATAAACCAAATGCACCAGTGAGTGCACCTGTTCAAGATATTAGCGTCAGGATTGATCGCACGCGATGA
- the folE gene encoding GTP cyclohydrolase I FolE, with protein MSEISPASMGPHDGRALHEYDHERAERAVKELLIAIGENPDREGLRDTPARVARAFKENFAGLWQSPEDVLTTTFDIGHEELVIIRDIEVFSHCEHHLTPFHGVAHVGYIPSGKITGLSKVARLVDLFARRPQVQERLTSQIADAMVEILDAAGVIVIIDCEHLCMSMRGVRKSEARTVTSAVRGILRDAATRSEAISLITNR; from the coding sequence ATGAGTGAGATAAGCCCGGCATCAATGGGCCCACACGATGGTCGAGCACTACATGAATACGATCACGAACGTGCAGAGCGTGCAGTTAAAGAGTTACTGATCGCTATTGGTGAAAATCCAGATCGCGAAGGATTAAGAGATACTCCCGCACGTGTTGCACGAGCGTTTAAAGAAAACTTTGCAGGTTTGTGGCAATCACCAGAGGATGTATTAACAACTACTTTTGATATTGGACATGAAGAACTCGTCATTATTCGCGATATCGAAGTCTTTTCTCACTGTGAACATCACTTAACTCCATTTCATGGTGTGGCACATGTTGGCTATATCCCAAGTGGAAAAATAACTGGACTATCAAAAGTTGCACGTCTCGTAGATTTATTTGCACGACGCCCACAAGTGCAAGAGCGCCTGACTTCTCAAATAGCAGATGCGATGGTTGAAATTCTTGATGCCGCTGGTGTGATCGTCATTATTGATTGCGAACACTTATGTATGTCTATGCGTGGAGTAAGAAAGTCAGAAGCACGCACAGTTACAAGTGCTGTGCGCGGAATTTTGCGCGATGCCGCAACTCGCTCCGAAGCAATTAGCTTAATTACAAATCGGTAA
- the panC gene encoding pantoate--beta-alanine ligase, whose translation MKIAVSATELTVDGACAFVPTMGALHAGHASLIKKAREYSDRVVVSIFINPLQFENKDDLAKYPRTPEFDIELAASAGATDLWLPNVDEIYPGEVTKISAGALGDIYEGVKRPGHFDGVLTVVNRLFGLVKPTWAIFGEKDFQQITLIKSMKSDVQIIGAPTVRDADGLALSSRNVRVSDRNAALVIYQALRAAANEKSIDGARSVMAEVLSSEGSFTLDYAEIINENNFEKAQQSDANKRAIIAGWVNGIRLIDNMPMNGGAQ comes from the coding sequence ATGAAGATCGCAGTAAGTGCTACAGAGTTAACTGTCGATGGCGCCTGCGCATTTGTTCCAACTATGGGCGCATTACATGCTGGTCATGCATCTCTTATAAAAAAGGCTCGCGAATATAGCGACAGAGTTGTTGTCAGTATTTTTATTAATCCCCTGCAATTTGAGAATAAAGATGATTTAGCAAAATACCCACGGACTCCAGAGTTTGATATTGAACTTGCAGCAAGTGCTGGTGCAACAGATCTATGGCTTCCTAACGTTGATGAAATTTATCCAGGAGAAGTAACAAAAATATCTGCTGGAGCACTTGGTGATATTTATGAAGGAGTTAAACGTCCTGGCCACTTTGATGGTGTTCTAACCGTTGTTAATCGATTATTTGGATTAGTAAAACCAACGTGGGCAATATTTGGTGAAAAAGATTTTCAACAAATCACCCTCATTAAATCTATGAAATCTGATGTGCAGATAATTGGTGCACCAACTGTTCGTGATGCAGATGGCTTGGCACTTTCTTCTCGCAATGTGCGAGTATCAGATAGAAATGCGGCATTGGTTATTTACCAAGCATTGCGGGCTGCGGCAAATGAAAAGAGTATTGATGGTGCACGCAGCGTTATGGCAGAAGTTTTAAGTAGCGAGGGATCCTTTACTCTGGATTACGCAGAAATCATTAATGAAAACAACTTTGAAAAGGCCCAGCAAAGCGATGCAAATAAGCGTGCAATTATCGCCGGTTGGGTAAATGGCATCCGTTTGATTGACAATATGCCAATGAACGGCGGCGCCCAATGA
- the folK gene encoding 2-amino-4-hydroxy-6-hydroxymethyldihydropteridine diphosphokinase, with amino-acid sequence MKAVVALGANLEEPRKAIELAIELLKQATDVTAVSSLYETEPVGGPEQDNYINAVVTLESELPAADLLSLLHGIEKSMGRVREVHWGPRVIDLDLISYGTLLSKSEELTLPHPRAHERRFVLQPWHEIEPDAILLTHGRIDQLLEQLPPSL; translated from the coding sequence ATGAAAGCTGTTGTTGCACTCGGTGCCAACCTTGAAGAACCACGCAAAGCAATTGAATTAGCAATCGAATTACTCAAGCAGGCAACTGATGTCACTGCTGTTTCCTCGCTCTATGAAACAGAGCCTGTGGGCGGTCCAGAACAAGATAATTACATCAATGCAGTTGTGACACTGGAAAGTGAATTACCTGCAGCCGATTTACTCTCACTCTTGCATGGAATTGAAAAGAGCATGGGTCGAGTTCGAGAAGTACATTGGGGCCCACGAGTAATTGATTTAGATTTAATTTCATACGGCACCTTGCTTTCAAAAAGTGAAGAATTAACGCTGCCGCATCCACGTGCACATGAGCGGCGCTTTGTTTTGCAACCGTGGCATGAAATAGAGCCTGATGCGATATTGCTTACGCACGGGCGAATTGATCAACTTTTGGAGCAATTGCCACCTTCGCTTTAG
- a CDS encoding ABC transporter permease: protein MFRVVLAELRKLRRPTLVLGTLGAALFFSALITSFLFLLIDDPDGNGDRGRQIGREVLVLASGSVTGFSSVGGLLGIIALCVFAAQTAQEYTYGTLRNLLVRQSGRLRILGGKLIANTIFAGVMVLFSAVVSIGISVALAPGAKVSTDLWFTSDGWSSIIHTIINVFIAVFGFGVFGMALGLLLRSPISSISVGVLWILIIENLLGAVKESALRWLPGSQLNTIAEGGSETISYSHAMQVGGAYVIAISIIAAVLFSRRDVAN from the coding sequence ATGTTCCGCGTTGTGTTGGCCGAATTACGCAAACTTCGTCGCCCTACTTTGGTTCTTGGCACATTGGGCGCAGCGCTATTTTTCTCTGCGCTGATTACTTCGTTCCTGTTCTTGTTAATTGATGATCCAGATGGCAACGGAGATCGTGGTCGACAAATTGGGCGAGAAGTACTCGTTCTAGCATCTGGTTCAGTCACTGGTTTCTCATCAGTTGGAGGACTACTCGGAATCATTGCGCTCTGTGTTTTCGCGGCGCAGACAGCGCAGGAATATACATATGGCACGTTGCGTAATTTATTAGTGCGCCAATCTGGGCGCTTGCGAATCCTTGGTGGCAAATTAATTGCGAACACTATTTTTGCAGGGGTCATGGTCTTATTTAGCGCGGTTGTCAGTATTGGCATTTCGGTTGCTTTAGCACCAGGTGCGAAAGTTTCAACAGATCTATGGTTTACCAGTGATGGATGGTCTTCGATTATTCACACAATTATTAATGTCTTTATTGCAGTCTTTGGCTTTGGAGTATTCGGTATGGCTCTGGGCCTACTGTTGCGCTCTCCCATTAGCTCGATTTCTGTCGGTGTGCTCTGGATACTCATTATTGAAAATCTATTGGGCGCCGTTAAAGAAAGTGCCCTGCGATGGTTGCCTGGGTCACAGTTAAATACGATTGCAGAAGGCGGATCAGAAACGATTTCATATTCGCATGCAATGCAGGTTGGTGGGGCATATGTGATTGCTATTTCAATAATTGCAGCGGTGCTTTTTTCTCGCCGCGATGTTGCAAATTAG
- the folP gene encoding dihydropteroate synthase: protein MLVMGILNLTPDSFADGGRHNSFEAGVARALEMIAEGVDIIDIGGESTRPGADRISAEEEQARVLPVIAELSKSGVKISIDTMRADTAEKAVQLGASIINDVSGGLSDPAMFATVKKLGVPYILMHWRGESKQMNSRAIYTDVVSDVISELNSQIDAALDAGINKSQIIIDPGLGFAKEAEHNWEILRNLKKFTSMGYPVLIGASRKRFLGGDNPDEREVATIELTKTLVPQGIWGVRVHSVKPHVDVIAGAK, encoded by the coding sequence ATGTTGGTCATGGGGATTTTAAATCTCACTCCTGATTCATTCGCAGATGGTGGACGCCATAACTCATTTGAAGCAGGTGTTGCTCGCGCTCTAGAAATGATTGCCGAAGGCGTGGACATCATCGATATCGGTGGTGAATCAACGCGGCCAGGAGCTGATCGCATCAGCGCAGAAGAAGAACAAGCACGCGTGTTACCAGTTATTGCAGAGCTTTCAAAAAGTGGTGTGAAAATAAGTATCGACACAATGCGCGCAGATACTGCAGAAAAAGCAGTGCAACTCGGTGCTTCGATTATCAATGATGTCAGCGGCGGGCTTTCAGATCCTGCAATGTTCGCAACAGTTAAAAAACTTGGAGTCCCTTACATATTGATGCATTGGCGCGGAGAGTCTAAGCAGATGAATTCGCGGGCAATCTATACAGATGTGGTCAGTGATGTTATTTCAGAGCTGAATTCACAGATCGATGCCGCACTAGATGCTGGTATTAACAAGTCACAAATCATTATTGATCCGGGCTTGGGATTTGCAAAGGAGGCAGAACATAATTGGGAGATATTACGAAACCTTAAAAAATTCACATCTATGGGCTATCCAGTATTAATTGGCGCATCCCGTAAACGCTTTCTTGGCGGGGATAATCCCGATGAACGTGAAGTGGCAACAATTGAATTAACAAAGACTCTTGTGCCACAAGGTATTTGGGGCGTTAGAGTTCATAGCGTGAAACCACACGTTGATGTCATTGCAGGTGCCAAGTGA
- the hpt gene encoding hypoxanthine phosphoribosyltransferase produces MDLSAVSKDIERVIVSEEDLQKRIKELAAQVDKDYAGKDLLLLGVLKGAVMAVADLSRALQRHVEMDWMAVSSYGSGTKSSGVVRILKDLDRDITGRNVLIIEDIVDTGLTLSWLKANLESRGAANVEILTILRKPEAAKVEVNVKYIGFDIPSDFVIGYGLDFDEKYRNLPFIGVLAKHMYS; encoded by the coding sequence TTGGATCTCAGCGCAGTTTCAAAAGATATTGAACGCGTCATTGTGAGCGAAGAAGATTTGCAAAAAAGAATTAAAGAATTAGCTGCCCAAGTTGATAAAGATTATGCAGGCAAAGACCTTTTATTACTTGGTGTTTTAAAGGGTGCGGTAATGGCTGTTGCCGATCTTTCACGTGCCCTGCAACGCCACGTTGAAATGGATTGGATGGCTGTTTCATCCTACGGTTCCGGAACTAAATCAAGTGGTGTTGTTCGAATTCTTAAAGACCTTGATCGAGACATCACAGGTCGCAACGTTTTAATTATCGAAGACATTGTTGATACTGGTTTAACTCTCTCGTGGTTAAAAGCAAACCTTGAATCACGTGGAGCTGCAAATGTTGAAATTCTTACAATCCTTCGTAAGCCCGAGGCTGCCAAGGTGGAAGTAAATGTGAAATATATTGGCTTTGATATTCCATCTGATTTCGTAATCGGATACGGATTAGATTTTGATGAAAAGTATCGCAACCTTCCCTTCATTGGTGTGCTTGCTAAGCACATGTACTCCTAG
- a CDS encoding C40 family peptidase — protein MSRNRAVVLAVVLGLTITSAPAYAATPKPTLAQIEAAKKAEATKKKAADAAAKKLASATQTLRGLTAKATAARALYVKAQKELAVATTAANAAAAHAQETAAQVSAAHRTIGKLAVNAFVMGGSLTDIEPLLSANGPQDLVDQLTTLDSLGAQNTTALNRFKAAEVIAKAAKIQADNAKLVQVRATEKVAAAKKTADDAQTEQQKEVSRLQKIQDDLMKELLSARKVRTTLEQQRALALLEESQANTATFTPNQAKVWPDIGFKGRSTSRTTEAQRATAVAFAKKQVEARKPYIWGSEGPNSFDCSGLVYAAYKSAGLGWPNWDRLNSALYSGYTKHVSLSELVPGDLLFYSYKGTISTIHHITIYAGGGMMWEANSKGKGLLYSNIYSVKGLMPFGGRV, from the coding sequence GTGAGCCGTAACCGAGCTGTAGTTCTTGCTGTGGTTCTTGGGCTAACAATCACGAGTGCCCCCGCATACGCTGCAACACCAAAACCAACTCTTGCTCAAATTGAAGCGGCAAAAAAAGCTGAAGCGACAAAGAAAAAAGCTGCAGATGCGGCTGCAAAGAAATTAGCATCGGCCACACAAACACTTCGAGGATTAACAGCTAAAGCCACCGCTGCACGTGCTTTGTATGTCAAAGCACAGAAAGAGTTAGCAGTTGCAACTACCGCTGCTAATGCTGCAGCAGCACACGCGCAAGAAACAGCCGCGCAAGTAAGTGCAGCGCATCGCACAATTGGAAAACTTGCAGTCAACGCATTTGTTATGGGTGGAAGCCTTACCGATATCGAACCATTGCTCAGTGCAAATGGACCACAAGATTTAGTTGATCAACTCACAACGCTAGATTCATTAGGTGCGCAAAACACAACTGCGCTTAATCGTTTTAAAGCAGCAGAAGTAATTGCTAAGGCTGCAAAGATTCAAGCCGATAACGCAAAATTAGTTCAGGTAAGAGCCACGGAAAAAGTAGCAGCTGCCAAGAAGACGGCAGATGATGCGCAGACCGAACAACAAAAAGAGGTTTCACGACTTCAAAAGATTCAAGATGATTTGATGAAAGAGTTGTTAAGTGCTCGAAAGGTGCGCACAACTCTTGAACAACAACGAGCACTTGCATTACTTGAAGAGAGTCAAGCAAATACTGCAACCTTTACGCCAAACCAAGCAAAGGTCTGGCCGGATATTGGATTTAAAGGTCGTTCAACATCTCGCACAACAGAGGCACAACGTGCTACTGCAGTTGCATTTGCTAAGAAACAAGTAGAAGCGCGTAAGCCATACATTTGGGGATCTGAAGGACCGAACTCATTTGATTGTTCCGGTTTGGTTTATGCAGCATATAAATCAGCAGGACTTGGATGGCCAAATTGGGATCGCCTTAACTCCGCGCTTTACTCGGGCTATACCAAGCACGTAAGCCTGAGTGAATTAGTACCGGGTGATTTACTTTTCTATTCTTATAAAGGAACCATTTCAACAATTCACCACATAACAATTTATGCAGGTGGCGGCATGATGTGGGAAGCAAATTCAAAAGGAAAAGGCTTGCTCTACTCCAATATCTACAGCGTTAAGGGGCTTATGCCATTTGGCGGTCGGGTCTAG